The Oligoflexus sp. sequence CTTTTCTGATGGCCGTGCTGCCGTTCACACTGCTCTTCTTCCAATCCGAATTCTTCCATCGCGAGACCCTCCGCAAAACCGAGGAGCGCGTCCATGCTGAACGTATGGCTGATCTCGGACGCATAGCCGCCGGCACCGCGCATGAGGTGAATAATCCCCTCACCATCGTGCATTTTGTCTTGCAGCTTTTGGAGCAGGATGAACTCCTGCGACATCGACCGGATCGCATCGAACGGATCCACAAGGGCTTCGAAGCGATCGAGCGCATCAAGACGATAGTCGAGCGCCTCCTTTCCCTTTCGCAAAGTCCCATGGACGCCTATGAATCCATCCGCCTTGTGGATTTTCCCGAAATCATTCGCCATCTTTTCGCCGAACACATGCGCGACGGCGGTATCCGCTTCGAGCTTTTGCAGCAGGGTCTGGATGAGGTGGTGATCTTTGGCCAGAAGGGGCGCATTCTGGAGATTCTGATCAATCTCGTCTCGAATGCCATGGATGCCGTTCGTGGGCATAAAGATCCCTGGATTCAGATCAGTTTCCGGCGTGAGGCTGGGAATTTTACCGTGCTCGTTCACGACAGTGGGCCAGGAGTGCCTCGGGAAAGAAGTGAAAGAATCTTCGCCCCCTTCTATACGACCAAGGAAATCGGCAAGGGCACGGGGCTCGGCCTTTCCAGTTCGCGGAGCATCGCCCGGCATCATGGGGGGGATCTTCTCTGCCTGCCCGGCCCCGGCGGCCAATTTCTTTTGACCCTGCCTCTTCTCTATCAACCGGCGGATCTTGTGTCGGCGGCTTCCTGACCAAATTGTCCGTCTTGCTCTTCTCGGAAAAAGACCGCATCCTCAGGCGAAACTTTTCCAGGAAAGGGCACTCACTTGTCAAAAATAGCCTTTGTCACCGGCGCTTCCACAGGCCTTGGTCATGAGTTGGCGAAACAGCTGGTCGCAGCCGGCTATGATGTGGCGCTCGTCGCGCGACGGCTGCCCCTTTTGGAAGACTTGAAAAAAGAACTCGATCCCCTGGGTCAGCGCGTTCTGGTTTTGCAAGCGGACGTCAGCAGCTGGGATGAAATCATGTCCGCCGTGGATCGCACGGAAAAGGAACTGGGACCGATCGATCTTCTGATCGCCAATGCCGGCGTGTCCCTGGATGCTCCGCTGAAACGATTCAACGCTGCGGAAGCCCGCAGGGTTTATGAAGTGAATGTGATCGGCCTCATGCAGACCGTGGCTGCAGT is a genomic window containing:
- a CDS encoding sensor histidine kinase, coding for MERSIRKNIKKLLSIGHHKVEDPMLKLRLLAFNGTILAVVAVCLLVLAIYLGFGYFERLPSLMPWIILFPTLMILVHRGHFLLARVGFMVLAWSGISVGVYLFGRSGMVGLYCLPAAFFPFVLFTGREWRWLSFFSLSSLTLFVCIQLLFHIPASYPLPEALSDASAVLHTSAAFLMAVLPFTLLFFQSEFFHRETLRKTEERVHAERMADLGRIAAGTAHEVNNPLTIVHFVLQLLEQDELLRHRPDRIERIHKGFEAIERIKTIVERLLSLSQSPMDAYESIRLVDFPEIIRHLFAEHMRDGGIRFELLQQGLDEVVIFGQKGRILEILINLVSNAMDAVRGHKDPWIQISFRREAGNFTVLVHDSGPGVPRERSERIFAPFYTTKEIGKGTGLGLSSSRSIARHHGGDLLCLPGPGGQFLLTLPLLYQPADLVSAAS